A single region of the Raphanus sativus cultivar WK10039 chromosome 1, ASM80110v3, whole genome shotgun sequence genome encodes:
- the LOC108805995 gene encoding uncharacterized protein LOC108805995 — protein sequence MSFLLSNLSPSILLQTGKSTNLSRPIFTPSLSPSSSKGYVFDGDNNLSTLSLSSVQSPPLQDAQVKTKPTPQDKHNNNDRDEFYINLGLAVRTLREDMPLIFARDLNYDIYRDDVTFMDPMNTFSGIENYKLIFWALRFHGKILFRDISLEIFRVWQPSENMILIRWTLKGVPRVPWEAKGEFQGTSRYKLDRNGKIYEHKVDNLAFNFPHQLKPAASVLDLVTAASPASSPNPTFFSSPVDSCSSSWIEFYQAVRRTVDKTEDMLVTDSLITCS from the exons ATGTCTTTTCTTCTCTCTAATCTATCTCCTTCGATACTTCTCCAAACCGGAAAATCCACAAACCTTAGTAGACCCATCTTCACTCCATCTCTATCGCCATCGTCTTCAAAAGGCTACGTGTTTGATGGGGATAATAATCTCTCTACACTCTCTCTTTCTTCCGTCCAGTCTCCTCCTCTTCAAGACGCCCAGGTTAAGACAAAACCCACTCCGCAAGACAAACATAACAACAACGACAGAGATGAGTTCTACATCAACCTCGGTCTCGCTGTCCGTACGCTTCGTGAAGATATGCCTTTGATCTTCGCTAGAGATCTAAACTACGACATCTACAG GGATGATGTAACGTTTATGGATCCGATGAACACATTCAGTGGGATTGAGAACTACAAGTTGATCTTCTGGGCACTCAGGTTTCACGGGAAGATATTGTTCAGAGACATCTCTCTTGAGATCTTCAGGGTATGGCAACCATCAGAGAACATGATTCTCATCAGGTGGACTCTCAAAGGTGTGCCTAGAGTTCCATGGGAGGCTAAAGGAGAGTTTCAAGGCACTTCTCGGTATAAACTCGACCGTAATGGCAAAATCTATGAGCATAAAGTCGATAACTTGGCCTTCAATTTCCCTCATCAGCTCAAACCCGCAGCTTCGGTTTTGGATTTGGTGACTGCTGCTTCCCCTGCGAGTAGTCCGAATCCGACCTTCTTTTCCAGTCCTGTCGACTCTTGTTCATCTTCATGGATCGAGTTTTATCAAGCGGTGAGGCGGACAGTGGACAAGACAGAGGATATGCTTGTGACAGACAGTTTAATCACATGCTCATAG
- the LOC108811974 gene encoding metal tolerance protein 10 — translation MATDHITRTADQYNVELLPSDDDAPPPLSSSWRLSLDTFRLPSSTGRHDGRTRFSRYFRTPRKERKVSEYYKKQERLLEGFNEMETIHETGFASGAPTDDELKKLAKSERLAVHISNATNLVLFVAKVYASMESRSMAVIASTLDSLLDLLSGFILWFTANAMRKPNHFHYPIGKRRMQPVGIIVFASVMATLGLQVLLESGRQLVSKSGIHMNSTEEKWMIGIMVSVTIVKFLLMLYCRGFQNEIVRAYAQDHLFDVVTNSIGLATAVLAVKFYWWIDPSGAILIALYTIGTWARTVLENVHSLIGRSAPPDFLAKLTFLIWNHHEQIKHIDTVRAYTFGSHYFVEVDIVLPEDMRLQEAHNIGETLQEKLEQLAEVERAFVHIDFEFTHRPEHKYS, via the exons ATGGCGACGGATCATATAACCCGCACGGCAGACCAATACAATGTCGAGCTTTTACCTAGCGACGACGACGCGCCGCCGCCGCTCTCGTCGTCGTGGCGTCTCAGCCTCGACACTTTCCGACTTCCTTCTTCCACCGGCCGTCACGACGGTCGTACTCGCTTTTCTCGCTACTTCCGTACTCCCA GGAAGGAACGTAAAGTCTCTGAATACTACAAGAAGCAAGAGAGGCTTCTCGAGGGCTTCAACGAGATGGAGACTATCCACGAAACCGGTTTTGCATCTGGAGCTCCAACTGAT GACGAACTGAAGAAGCTTGCAAAGAGTGAGAGACTGGCTGTTCACATCTCCAACGCTACGAATCTGGTGCTTTTTGTGGCGAAAGTTTATGCCTCTATGGAGAGTAGATCCATGGCTGTGATTGCTTCAACTCTGGACTCTCTCTTGGATCTCCTGTCTGGTTTCATCCTCTGGTTTACAGCTAATGCCATGAGAAAACCAAACCATTTTCATTATCCTATTGGCAAACGACGGATGCAACCTGTG GGCATCATTGTGTTTGCTTCCGTGATGGCAACTCTTGGACTACAAGTTTTGCTAGAGTCAGGAAGGCAACTAGTCTCCAAG AGTGGTATTCATATGAATAGCACAGAGGAGAAATGGATGATAGGGATCATGGTCTCTGTCACTATAGTGAAGTTTCTACTGATGCTCTACTGCAGAGGATTCCAGAACGAAATCGTTAGGGCCTACGCTCAGGATCACCTCTTTGATGTTGTTACCAATTCAATCGGCTTAGCAACAGCTGTCTTGGCAGTCAAATTCTACTGGTGGATTGATCCCTCCGGTGCTATACTT ATAGCTTTGTACACCATAGGAACTTGGGCAAGAACCGTACTAGAGAACGTCCACTCGCTGATCGGACGCTCAGCCCCTCCAGACTTCTTGGCGAAGCTGACGTTCTTGATATGGAACCATCACGAACAAATCAAGCATATCGACACAGTAAGGGCCTACACTTTCGGTTCGCACTACTTTGTGGAGGTGGACATTGTTTTGCCAGAGGACATGAGACTGCAAGAGGCTCACAACATCGGAGAAACTCTTCAGGAGAAGCTCGAGCAACTTGCTGAGGTGGAACGCGCTTTTGTTCACATAGACTTTGAGTTCACTCATCGTCCTGAACACAAGTATAGTTAG